Part of the Deltaproteobacteria bacterium genome, AAAGCTCAACTATACCGGCATTGGGTCGAATGAAGAGATCATCAACAAGATGAAGGCCACCAAAGGGGAGGGCATCGACATCTGTTCTCCGACCAATGTGCGCTCCGGACAATGGGTCGATCTGGAGCTGCTGCAGCCTTGGGATTACAGCCGCATCACCAATATTAAAAATGTTAACCCTTCAATGCTCAAAGTCGGCGACACCGAGTGGAACTTCGGCGGCAAGGGATCCCACTGGCTGCCGCACATCTGGGGAACGGAAGCCATCGGCTGGCGGACGGACCTGTGGTCGCCCCAGGGCGGCATCCCCAGCTATGGAGATGTTTGGTCCGATGAAAACAAGGGCAAAACCATGATCCGCCCCCATTCCGGCATGCTGGGAGCCGGACTCTACATGGAAACCATCGGCGAGCTGGAACCCGGAAGCATGTGGAAAGCTTACAGTGGTGAAGACGTAATGCGAAAAATCTGGAAAAAGGTGACTGACTGGTGCATCGCCCATAAAAGCCACATCAAGCTGTTCTGGAATGATGCCGACAGCCAGAAAAACGGCTTCATGAATGACGGCGTGGTGGTCGGCCAGACCTGGGACGGCCCCCCGCTGGCGCTGAAAAGTGCCGGCGAACCGGTTACCTATCAGGCTCCCAAAGAGGGGGCTCTGGCCTGGGTGGACGGCATGGCCCTTTCCAAAGCCGCCAAGAACGTCGACCAGGCCTACGAATTTGTAAAGTTCTGTTACATGCCGGAACCTGCCGGCAAGGCCATTGACAAGCACGGCTACAACTCCGCCGTCATGGGTGCGGATAAATATGCCAGCGCTCAATACAAGAAAAATTTCTCGGAAGCATATCCCGGCGATGCCTTGTCCAACCTGAACCCATGGCCGGCAGAACCGCAGTGGTATGCGGATGTCAGAACCGAATTCCGCAATAAATTCGTTAACGCTTAACCTGGACCCCAAGAGAGGTTTCCACCGGAAACCTCTCTTGTTTTTTCCGAAGGAAAAGAAATGAGCGCCGATGTCAAGTTCGATAACATCTGGGTAAAATTCGGCAGTTTCGTTGCCGCCCGGAAAGTCAATCTACACATTCAACAGGGAGAGTTTTTCACCATATTGGGCCCTTCCGGATGTGGTAAAACAACCCTTTTACGCTGTGTATCGGGATTTCAGACCCCTTCTGAAGGCCGTATCTACATTGGAGGCAAGGATATGGCTGGCATCGGTCCCAACAAAAGGCCCACCGCCTTGATCTTTCAGAACCTCGCTCTCTTTCCCCTGATGAGCGTCAGAGACAACATCACCTTTGCCCTTGAGGTAAGAGGCGTCAGCAAGGCCAAGCGGCTTAAAAAGGGTGAAGAGCTGCTGGATCTCATTGCCCTCCCCGATGAAGGCGACAAATTCGTCAACGAACTTTCGGGCGGCCAAATGCAACGGGTGGCCATTGCCAGGGCCATGGCGGCGGAACCGGACGTGCTTCTGCTCGACGAACCGTTGTCGGCACTGGATTTACGGCTGCGGCAACACATGCGGACCGAACTGCGGACCATCCAGCAGCGGGTTGGTATTACCTTTATCTACATTACCCACGACCAGGGCGAGGCTTTGACCATGTCCGATCACGTAGCCGTGATGCGCGAGGGCTGCATCGACCAGATCGGAGAGGGCACCACCATTTACGACCATCCCGAATCCGCTTTCGTGGCCAGTTTCGTGGGCGAAAACAACATGTTTCACGGAAAGGTCAGCCGGGTGGAAAAGGGCTATAGTTGGGTCGACACCCCCCACGGGTGCTTTCGCGCCAAAAGCGCTGCAACGAAAAAAGGTACGCTTTCAGTGGGGGATAGCGCCTACGTGTTCATCCGGCCGGAATCCCTGAAATTTGCCGCCAACGGCGATCATGAAAACCGTGTCACGGCCGGCGTCACCCAGGCCGAATTCGAAGGCAACTTCTGGCAGGTCTATTTTACCTTGCCCGGCACGGAAGAAACCATCAAGCTTTCCATGGTCAACGACGGTCACGCCGTCGACAAAAAAATCGGAACCCAGATCGACCTGGGATTCGATCCTGAACTGGCTATTGCGCTTCCCGAAGGACCCTTGGCTTCCGAATAGCGTCAAATACCTGTTCGTTACGGAAGACGCCTTTATACTGCCGACCGGCCTACTGGAAACAACTGATTCGAGGGTTTTTTCGAATGACATACTGGAAACAATTCTTTCAAAAAAACGGTAAAATCCTGAGTGCCTATATTCTGATTGCCTGTTTCTTCTGGATGGTGGTCATGATCATCCTGCCACAAATTTTCATGATCGACTTCTCCTTTAGGACCAACGTGCCCCCGCCCAAATGGGGCACCGCGGAACACGCTTACACCCTGGAACACTACAAATACATGGTCTATGGCAGCGCCAAGGCCCAACAATCCTACAATGTGGTGGACCTGTCTGTTTTTTTTCGCACTATCTGGGCCGCCATCCTGGTAACGGTCATCGATCTGTCGCTCTGTTATCCGGTGGCCTATTACATTGCCCATGTCGCCAGGGGCGGGTGGGCACGGTTGATGGCCATCGCTCTGATCGTACCTTTCTGGATCAACGAGATCCTGCGCGCCTTTGCCTTCAAGATCATGTTCGGGTCTACCGGTGTGATCAACAACTTTCTTCTCTGGACCGGCATCCTCACCCAGCCCTATGATTTCATTCGCAACAACTGGGCCCTGTGGGCAGGATTGAGCTATGCCTTTATACTGCTGATGATCTTCCCCATCTACAATGCCGTGGAAACACTGGACACAAACCAGATTGAAGCCGCCCGGGATCTGGGATCCCCATGGTGGCGCATTCACTGGCGGGTGGTGATCCCCCATGCCAAACCGGGTATCAGTTCGGGCTGTACCATGGTCTTCATGCTCACCGCCGGCACGCTGGCAGCCCCTCAGATTCTGGGAGGACCCAGCAGCCTGTGGTTTACCCAGATCATTTATCAAGCCTTCAACCAGGCCGGCAACTGGGCCAGGGGATCTGCCTATGCCCTCGTTCTACTGATCACCTGTATCTTGTTTGTCTTGTTGGTGATGAAGATATTCAAGGTCAAACTGGGAGAGATCGCACGTTGAAATCCTACCACATCAGCCGCTTTTTCACGGTCTTTTTCGTGCTCGGCTTTTTTGCATTTTTGTTCGGACCGCTGATTCTGATGAGCCTGACGGCCTTTAACTCCTCGTCTTTTCCCAGGGTAACGCCCTGGGAATGTTTTTCCGTGGAATGGTTCTCGGTATTGTCACAGGACACACGGCTTTTGGAAGGCCTGCGCAACAGCTTTTTTATCGGCATCGGCGTTGTCTGTCTGTCAGTACCGCTCGGGTTGGCCGGCGCTCTGATGCTGACCCAGGTTCGCGAGCGGATCCGGCCCTGGTATTACACCATCGTCATTTCGCCCATCCTGGTGCCCGGTGTCGTTTTGGGCATCTCCACACTGCTGTTCTGGGACAGGATTGGCACCATGTTCGGCATGAGTCGGGAATCCTTGTTCTATAATGGCATTTTTCTGACCATCATCGGCCAATCCACATTCATTTCCGCCTACACCATGCTGCTTTTCATTGCCCGCCTGCAGCGATTCGACCCGGGCCTGGAAGAGGC contains:
- a CDS encoding extracellular solute-binding protein, translating into MSKPNNPKKGISRRDFVKGSMAATAAMATVGPWVISSKALASSGELNVLMWSDYLPPDWIAAFTKKTGIKLNYTGIGSNEEIINKMKATKGEGIDICSPTNVRSGQWVDLELLQPWDYSRITNIKNVNPSMLKVGDTEWNFGGKGSHWLPHIWGTEAIGWRTDLWSPQGGIPSYGDVWSDENKGKTMIRPHSGMLGAGLYMETIGELEPGSMWKAYSGEDVMRKIWKKVTDWCIAHKSHIKLFWNDADSQKNGFMNDGVVVGQTWDGPPLALKSAGEPVTYQAPKEGALAWVDGMALSKAAKNVDQAYEFVKFCYMPEPAGKAIDKHGYNSAVMGADKYASAQYKKNFSEAYPGDALSNLNPWPAEPQWYADVRTEFRNKFVNA
- a CDS encoding ABC transporter permease, yielding MTYWKQFFQKNGKILSAYILIACFFWMVVMIILPQIFMIDFSFRTNVPPPKWGTAEHAYTLEHYKYMVYGSAKAQQSYNVVDLSVFFRTIWAAILVTVIDLSLCYPVAYYIAHVARGGWARLMAIALIVPFWINEILRAFAFKIMFGSTGVINNFLLWTGILTQPYDFIRNNWALWAGLSYAFILLMIFPIYNAVETLDTNQIEAARDLGSPWWRIHWRVVIPHAKPGISSGCTMVFMLTAGTLAAPQILGGPSSLWFTQIIYQAFNQAGNWARGSAYALVLLITCILFVLLVMKIFKVKLGEIAR
- a CDS encoding ABC transporter ATP-binding protein codes for the protein MSADVKFDNIWVKFGSFVAARKVNLHIQQGEFFTILGPSGCGKTTLLRCVSGFQTPSEGRIYIGGKDMAGIGPNKRPTALIFQNLALFPLMSVRDNITFALEVRGVSKAKRLKKGEELLDLIALPDEGDKFVNELSGGQMQRVAIARAMAAEPDVLLLDEPLSALDLRLRQHMRTELRTIQQRVGITFIYITHDQGEALTMSDHVAVMREGCIDQIGEGTTIYDHPESAFVASFVGENNMFHGKVSRVEKGYSWVDTPHGCFRAKSAATKKGTLSVGDSAYVFIRPESLKFAANGDHENRVTAGVTQAEFEGNFWQVYFTLPGTEETIKLSMVNDGHAVDKKIGTQIDLGFDPELAIALPEGPLASE